One Cellulosimicrobium protaetiae genomic region harbors:
- the folE gene encoding GTP cyclohydrolase I FolE encodes MDTSTGTSAGSDAAAGAITRARSAEDLRAPADVPPYDQERAEAAVRELLLAVGEDPDREGLRDTPARVARAYREIFAGLRQEAADVLTTTFDLGHEEMVLVKDIEVYSTCEHHLVPFHGVAHIGYIPNVDGRITGLSKLARLVEVYARRPQVQERLTSQIADALVEHLQPRGAIVVVECEHLCMSMRGVRKPGSRTVTSAVRGQMRDGATRAEAMSLILGR; translated from the coding sequence ATGGACACCTCCACGGGGACGTCGGCGGGTAGCGACGCCGCGGCGGGCGCCATCACGCGGGCCCGCTCGGCCGAGGACCTGCGCGCGCCGGCGGACGTGCCGCCGTACGACCAGGAGCGGGCCGAGGCCGCCGTCCGCGAGCTGCTGCTCGCGGTGGGGGAGGACCCGGACCGCGAGGGCCTGCGGGACACACCGGCCCGCGTGGCGCGCGCGTACCGCGAGATCTTCGCGGGCCTGCGCCAGGAGGCGGCGGACGTCCTCACGACGACCTTCGACCTCGGCCACGAGGAGATGGTGCTCGTCAAGGACATCGAGGTGTACTCGACGTGCGAGCACCACCTCGTGCCGTTCCACGGCGTCGCGCACATCGGCTACATCCCCAACGTCGACGGTCGCATCACCGGCCTGTCGAAGCTCGCGCGCCTCGTCGAGGTCTACGCTCGCCGCCCGCAGGTCCAGGAGCGGCTCACGTCGCAGATCGCGGACGCGCTCGTGGAGCACCTGCAGCCGCGCGGCGCGATCGTCGTCGTCGAGTGCGAGCACCTGTGCATGTCGATGCGCGGCGTGCGCAAGCCCGGCTCGCGCACGGTGACGTCGGCGGTGCGCGGCCAGATGCGCGACGGCGCGACCCGGGCCGAGGCGATGAGCCTCATCCTGGGGCGCTAG
- the folP gene encoding dihydropteroate synthase, with protein sequence MGVVNVTPDSFSDGGEWFEPDAAVAHGRELLGEGADILDVGGESTRPGAGRVPVEAELARVLPVISALAAEGAVVSVDTTRAVVAERAVAAGARIVNDVSGGLADPAMADVVARTGVAYVCMHWRGHADVMDDLEEYDDVVTDVRDELAARVETLFAAGVRRDQLVLDPGLGFSKAGSSNWPLLARLGELEALGLPVLVGASRKRFLGHLLARSDGQPVPPLLRDDATAAITTLAAASGAWCVRVHAVRASADAVRVAAAWERGRDRAVAAGADEGAHDRPAAGNDSTARPTT encoded by the coding sequence ATGGGCGTCGTCAACGTCACGCCCGACTCGTTCTCCGACGGCGGCGAGTGGTTCGAGCCCGACGCCGCCGTCGCGCACGGGCGCGAGCTGCTCGGCGAGGGCGCGGACATCCTCGACGTGGGCGGCGAGTCGACCCGCCCCGGCGCGGGCCGCGTCCCCGTCGAGGCGGAGCTCGCGCGCGTGCTGCCCGTGATCTCCGCGCTCGCGGCCGAGGGGGCGGTGGTCAGCGTCGACACGACGCGCGCCGTCGTCGCCGAGCGCGCGGTCGCGGCGGGCGCGCGGATCGTCAACGACGTCTCCGGCGGGCTCGCGGACCCGGCGATGGCCGACGTCGTGGCGCGCACCGGTGTCGCGTACGTCTGCATGCACTGGCGCGGCCACGCCGACGTCATGGACGACCTCGAGGAGTACGACGACGTCGTCACGGACGTGCGCGACGAGCTCGCCGCGCGCGTCGAGACGCTGTTCGCGGCCGGGGTGCGTCGCGACCAGCTCGTCCTCGACCCGGGCCTCGGGTTCTCCAAGGCAGGGTCGTCCAACTGGCCCCTGCTCGCGCGGCTCGGCGAGCTCGAGGCGCTCGGCCTCCCGGTGCTCGTCGGAGCGTCCCGCAAGCGGTTCCTGGGGCACCTCCTCGCGAGGTCCGACGGGCAGCCCGTGCCGCCCCTGCTGCGCGACGACGCGACCGCGGCGATCACGACGCTCGCCGCCGCCTCCGGCGCGTGGTGCGTCCGGGTCCACGCCGTCCGGGCGTCGGCGGACGCCGTGCGCGTCGCCGCCGCGTGGGAGAGGGGCCGCGACCGCGCCGTCGCCGCCGGGGCCGACGAGGGGGCGCACGACCGACCGGCTGCCGGGAACGACTCGACGGCGCGGCCCACGACCTAG